Part of the Sulfurimonas denitrificans DSM 1251 genome is shown below.
TGATTTAAAACATCTTTGGATTTTTACCTACCCAATTATTCTTCTGTACTTTCAAAAAACTATACACGCTCTTTATTGGTTAGGATTTATGCTTGTTATGTTAATTATTGCACCTCTGCAGGGTTTTGTATCTACTAATTACTCTATGTATCAAGTTACATATCTCTCTTTTGTTTTGGCTGTTGTTAGCATAATTATCTATTTTTATAAAAAAAAGATTGATGAAGCAAAGAACACAATACTTGAGCAACAAAATATGCTTAAAAACTTTAATTCAGAACTTGAGAGACAGGTAAAAGACAAAACAACGGAGCTAATAAAGCTAAATGAATCTCTAGGGATTAAAGTTGAGCAAAAACTAGAAGAACTTAGAAAAAAAGATCAAATTTTAGAACTACAGTCAAAGCAAGCGGTTATGGGTGAGATGATAAGCATGATAGCTCATCAGTGGAGGCAACCGCTCTCTAACATAACTCTTCAAATTGCAAATTTACAACTAAAACATATGCTCGATAAAGAGAGAAGATGTAGAGATGTCGATGATGCGCTAACAAATATTAGCAATACTATAATTTATCTCTCTGATACCATTGATGATTTCCAAACATATTTTTGTCCAAATAAAAAAATGGATACTATTGAAATTCATGAGCTTTTTCAAAGAGCAGTGAATTTTTCGCAATCAAGAGTTCAAGATAATGATATAAAGATATCAATAAATAAAGAGATTAAAATATCTATTACTGTATATATAAATGAGTTAATTCAGGTTATTCTTAATATTTTAAATAATGCAATAGACGCACATAATGAAGTAAAGCCTAAAAATCCTTCTATTATTATGGACGCGACAGATGATGATGAAAATATCTCTCTCTTAATAACTGATAATGCTGGAGGTATAGATGATGAACATATGTCGCATCTTTTTGAACCATACTATAGCACTAAGGGAAAAAATGGTACAGGTTTGGGGCTTTATATGAGTAAAATGATTGTAGAAAAACAGTTTAATGGAGAGATAGATGTTCAAACTTCTAGTGTTGGCTCAACATTTATTATTAAAATCCCAAAAAATATAAAGTGATAAAAATGAGAAGTTTGAGATATAATTTATTAAAATTAAGAGAGGTTTGTACATGTATTTAAAAGATTTAAAGTTCTCCCTGTGGGCGGATTTTATAGAAAGAGACTATTTGGATAATGAGTTTAAAGAGTTAATAGATAAAAAAATAATTAATGGAGCTACTTCAAACCCTGCCATATTTAAAAATGCGATACTTAGTTCAAGCGCTTATAAAGAGCAACTCCTTAGCCTCAAAGCACTTAGTCCAAAAGAGAAATATGAGGCAGTAGCTGTCTATGATATACAAAAAGCAGCAGATATACTAAAACCTCTTTATGATGCAGGCGATGATGGTTATGTTAGCATAGAGGTAGATCCGTTTCTTTGTGATGACGCTGATGCAACGATAAAAGAGGGAAAGAGACTCTACAAAAGCATAGGCAGAGCAAACGTGATGATAAAAATTCCAGCAACTGAAGCTGGTTACATTGCAATGCGCTCTCTTACATCAAAAGGAATACCAGTAAATGCAACGCTTATTTTTAAAAAAGAGCAAGCACTCTCATGTGCAAAAGCTTTTAGCGAGGGAGTTAAAGAGTTTGGGTCTTCAGTTGATACAGTTATAAGTGTTTTTGTAAGCCGAATCGATAGAGCCTTAGATGAGATACTTGCAAAAGCTAAGATAAAAAGAGCGCTTAGCGGAATATATAACAGTGCAGAGATATATGAGGCAGTCCAGAGACTCGATGTTGAGGGGTGCAGAGTACTTTTTGCAAGCACTGGCGTAAAGGATGATTCACTCCCGCCTCACTACTACATTGAGGGACTTTTAGCATATAACAGCATAAATACAGCTCCAGTAGATACTATAAAAGCATTTCATGCAAATGGGTCTAAAATTGCTTCGCTTCCAATATCTAGCGAGAAGATAAGAGAGCATTTTGAGGCTATAAAATTTTTAGGTATAGATTTTGATGCTATTTTGGATAAACAGATAGAGGATGGATTACAATCTTTCAAAGATGCCTTTGAAGATATATTAAAATCGTTATGAGTGAAGCAAAATAGAAAAAACCGATAAATATAGTTTTGCAGAGGATGATGTTTTTAATTAAAAATAGATTTTTTTAACGGCAATTAAAGCTTAAAGAGATATAATTGCGGACATTTTTATTAAGGATTTAATATGTTAGAAGGCATCATTAGAGAGAGTATTGGCAAAAAAGGCACGAAAGCACTTCGCCGCGATGGATATCTAATTGCAAACATTTACGGAAAAGGGTTACAAAACCTACATGCTGCATTCAAAGAGAATGAGTATATCCGTACTGTTCGTAATAAAGAGACTCTGTCTTTTCCTATCAAAGTAGATTCAAAAGAGATGAATGTTGTTGTTCAAGCTTATGAAGCACACCCAGTTACAGGTAAACTTTTACATGTAGATTTAATGGTAGCACAACCAAATGTAGTAACACACTATCATGTGCCTGTTGTTACAGAAGGTGATGCAATTGGTCTTAAAAACAAAGGTCTTATTCATATTTCAAAGCCTCGTTTAAGAGTAAAAGCTACTATTGAAAATACTCCAAACAGCATAGTTGTTGATGTTACTAAAATGGATGTTGGTGACGCTAAAATGGTACGTGATATAGCGAAAATAGCTAATGTAACGTTCACAGATGCTGATCGTGTATCTGTACTAAGCGTAATCAAAGCTAAGTAAGTTATGCTAATAGTCGGTCTGGGTAATCCTGGAGCGAACTATGAGCGCACTCGACATAACATAGGCTTTATGGTTATAGATGAGTTAGTAAAAAAACAAAACGCTCAAAAAATCTCCTCATCATTTGATGGAACACTTTTTAAATTTTCAAATCATTTTTTATTAAAACCACTTACTTTTATGAATCTATCAGGCTCTGCAATTAGAGATGTTAAACAATTCTATAAAATTGATGAAGTCGTTGTAATACATGATGATTTAGATCTTCCATTTGGCACTCTGCGTTTTAAAAAAGGTGGCGGACACGGCGGACATAACGGTCTTAGATCAACTGATGAGCACATCTCCAAAGAGTATATAAGAGTGCGAATGGGCATAGGCAAACCTGAGCATAAAGGTGAAGTTGCCTCTTATGTTTTGAGTAATTTTACAAAAGATGAACAAGCGCATTTAGATGAGTTTATTACCTTTACATGTAAGGCAATTGAGGCTCTTTTGACAAATACCCTAGAAGACGTTAGTTCTAAATATACAATTAAAAATTTTCCGCTAAAATAGCATTAAACTTCTCTACTTGGATCTGAATTAATGCTTGTTTTTAAATATATCACTTTTCATTACATTAGATATTTTATTATCATTTTGTTAGCGTTAGTTCTTTTTTTGGTTGGATTCGACTACATGGGAAATACTGAAAAGCTTGATATTTCAGCAAATTTATTTCTTATTTATGTAGTTTACAAAACATTTTATGCCATCGATATGCTTCTGCCTCTCTCTTTAATATTTGCCATGATTAGTACAAAAATCTTTCTTATCCGCTCAAATGCGCTAGTTTCATTCTACTCACTTGGTTATTCAAGGATAGATATATTAAAGCCTTTTGTTGTTGTTGCTACTGCTATGATTACTCTTTTTATCTCTTTGCACTCTATCTCAAATTTTGCAAGAGCAGATGAGTTTGCAAAAAATATTCGTAAAAATGCCCAGTATTTAAGCCCAACAAGAGACCTCTTTTTTACATACAAAGATAAATTTGTCTATTTTTCAAAGTTGTTGCCGCTGCAAGAGAGCGCTGAGAATATAC
Proteins encoded:
- a CDS encoding sensor histidine kinase — its product is MFKINGFFTSGWFFDESECELKNRYQMINIGILLSASGLVYGIIGNYIRGTDGFIPLELALLCTNIMMFFALRMYRNFFEFFAITMTLQYTFLFLFLIYVGEPSDLKHLWIFTYPIILLYFQKTIHALYWLGFMLVMLIIAPLQGFVSTNYSMYQVTYLSFVLAVVSIIIYFYKKKIDEAKNTILEQQNMLKNFNSELERQVKDKTTELIKLNESLGIKVEQKLEELRKKDQILELQSKQAVMGEMISMIAHQWRQPLSNITLQIANLQLKHMLDKERRCRDVDDALTNISNTIIYLSDTIDDFQTYFCPNKKMDTIEIHELFQRAVNFSQSRVQDNDIKISINKEIKISITVYINELIQVILNILNNAIDAHNEVKPKNPSIIMDATDDDENISLLITDNAGGIDDEHMSHLFEPYYSTKGKNGTGLGLYMSKMIVEKQFNGEIDVQTSSVGSTFIIKIPKNIK
- a CDS encoding transaldolase, with the protein product MYLKDLKFSLWADFIERDYLDNEFKELIDKKIINGATSNPAIFKNAILSSSAYKEQLLSLKALSPKEKYEAVAVYDIQKAADILKPLYDAGDDGYVSIEVDPFLCDDADATIKEGKRLYKSIGRANVMIKIPATEAGYIAMRSLTSKGIPVNATLIFKKEQALSCAKAFSEGVKEFGSSVDTVISVFVSRIDRALDEILAKAKIKRALSGIYNSAEIYEAVQRLDVEGCRVLFASTGVKDDSLPPHYYIEGLLAYNSINTAPVDTIKAFHANGSKIASLPISSEKIREHFEAIKFLGIDFDAILDKQIEDGLQSFKDAFEDILKSL
- a CDS encoding 50S ribosomal protein L25/general stress protein Ctc, whose protein sequence is MLEGIIRESIGKKGTKALRRDGYLIANIYGKGLQNLHAAFKENEYIRTVRNKETLSFPIKVDSKEMNVVVQAYEAHPVTGKLLHVDLMVAQPNVVTHYHVPVVTEGDAIGLKNKGLIHISKPRLRVKATIENTPNSIVVDVTKMDVGDAKMVRDIAKIANVTFTDADRVSVLSVIKAK
- the pth gene encoding aminoacyl-tRNA hydrolase; translation: MLIVGLGNPGANYERTRHNIGFMVIDELVKKQNAQKISSSFDGTLFKFSNHFLLKPLTFMNLSGSAIRDVKQFYKIDEVVVIHDDLDLPFGTLRFKKGGGHGGHNGLRSTDEHISKEYIRVRMGIGKPEHKGEVASYVLSNFTKDEQAHLDEFITFTCKAIEALLTNTLEDVSSKYTIKNFPLK